Proteins from a genomic interval of Phyllopteryx taeniolatus isolate TA_2022b chromosome 3, UOR_Ptae_1.2, whole genome shotgun sequence:
- the cldn26 gene encoding putative claudin-24: MVLLTTKIMQRTAVFVTFGGLVTSLITTFLPLWKTMNSDLNEVENWYSGLWHMCLYTEEVGVQCKAYDSLLGLPVDLQISRVLMLVSLCTGGLALLVAVPGLDGVHVCLDRCGERRRFLILCGVLSWVSGISALAPVSIVAYATVVEFWDKGLPDVMPRWEYGEAVFSGWFGGLALLTGGTLFFVAVCMADYDLRTPSVTNSPHVMHRAQQYRKTEIL; encoded by the coding sequence ATGGTTCTCCTCACCactaagatcatgcaaaggacgGCAGTCTTTGTAACCTTCGGGGGGCTGGTGACCTCCTTGATCACCACCTTCCTCCCGCTGTGGAAGACGATGAATTCGGACTTGAACGAAGTGGAAAACTGGTATTCGGGACTGTGGCACATGTGCCTGTACACGGAGGAGGTCGGGGTCCAGTGTAAGGCCTACGACTCCTTGCTGGGACTTCCTGTGGACTTGCAGATTTCCAGGGTGCTCATGTTGGTGTCGCTATGCACCGGCGGTCTGGCTCTGCTGGTCGCCGTGCCGGGACTGGACGGGGTTCACGTGTGTTTGGACCGGTGTGGAGAGAGGAGAAGGTTCCTGATCCTGTGCGGGGTGCTCTCCTGGGTGTCGGGGATCAGCGCACTGGCTCCGGTGTCCATCGTGGCGTACGCCACCGTGGTGGAGTTCTGGGATAAAGGTTTGCCCGACGTGATGCCGCGCTGGGAGTACGGAGAGGCCGTGTTCTCCGGCTGGTTTGGAGGTTTGGCGTTGCTCACTGGGGGGACTTTGTTCTTTGTTGCCGTGTGCATGGCCGACTACGACCTGCGGACGCCAAGTGTGACCAACAGTCCGCACGTGATGCACAGGGCACAGCAATACCGCAAGACAgagattttgtaa
- the lztr1 gene encoding leucine-zipper-like transcriptional regulator 1 isoform X2 — protein MLNDLLRFDVKDCSWCRAFTTGTPPAPRYHHSAVVYGSSMFVFGGYTGDIYSNSNLKNKNDLFEYKFATGQWTEWKVEGSLPVARSAHGATVYSDKLWIFAGYDGNARLNDMWTVSLQDREHACWEEIEQSGEIPPSCCNFPVAVCRNKMFVFSGQSGAKITNNLFQFEFNGHMWTRIPTEHLLRGSPPPPQRRYGHTMVAFDRHLYVFGGAADNTLPNELHCYDVDSQSWEVIHPSLDSEMPSGRLFHAAAVIQDAMYIFGGTVDNNVRSGEMYRFQFSCYPKCTLHEDYGKLWENRQFCDVEFILGEREERVLGHIAIVTARCQWLRKKILQAQERQRQRTKQDSSEESEEGATGGAAHRRPVLEVAIREAEAQPFEVLMQFLYTDKIQYPRRGHVQDVLLIMDVYKLALSFKLSRLEQLCVQYIEASVDLQNVLSVCENADKLQLDQLKEHCLNFVVKESHFNQVIMTREFEHLSTPLIVEIVRRKQQPPPRLYSDQPVDIGTSLVQDMKAYLEGGGQEFCDIILLLDGHPRPAHKAILAARSGYFEAMFRSFMPEDGQVNISIGEMVPSKQAFESMLRYIYYGDVNMPPEDSLYLFAAPYYYGFSNNRLQAYCKQNLEMNVTVENVLQILEAADKTEALDMKKHCLHIIVHQFIKVSKLPNLRSLSQLLLLDIIESLATHISDKQCAEMGSDI, from the exons ATGTTGAATGACTTGCTCCGCTTCGACGTGAAGGACTGCTCCTGGTGTCG GGCCTTCACCACGGGAACACCACCTGCTCCCCGCTATCACCATTCAGCTGTTGTCTACGGCAgcagcatgtttgtttttg GGGGCTATACAGGAGACATATACTCCAACTCaaaccttaaaaataaaaatgatctttTTGAGTACAAGTTTGCAACAGGACAGTGGACGGAATGGAAAGTGGAGGGGAG CTTGCCAGTGGCTCGCTCTGCTCACGGAGCGACAGTTTACAGTGATAAGTTGTGGATATTTGCGGGTTATGATGGGAATGCCAG GTTGAATGATATGTGGACCGTCAGTCTGCAGGACAgagaacatgcatgttgggAAGAG ATCGAACAGAGCGGTGAGATTCCTCCATCTTGCTGCAACTTCCCCGTAGCTGTATGCAGGAACAAGATGTTTGTGTTTTCGGGTCAGAGTGGAGCCAAGATTACCAACAACCTCTTCCAGTTTGAGTTCAATGGCCACAT GTGGACACGCATCCCCACTGAACATTTACTACGAGGCTCTCCGCCACCTCCGCAGCGGCGTTACGGCCACACGATGGTCGCCTTCGATCGCCACCTGTATGTGTTTGGCGGTGCTGCCGATAACACTCTGCCCAACGAGCTGCACTGCTACGATGTCGACTCTCAGAGCTGGGAGGTGATCCACCCCAGCCTGGACAGTGAG ATGCCCAGCGGGAGGCTCTTCCATGCAGCGGCCGTAATTCAAGACGCGATGTACATTTTTGGAGGGACTGTGGACAACAATGTTCGCAGCGGGGAGATGTACAGGTTTCAG TTTTCCTGCTACCCAAAGTGTACTCTCCACGAAGACTACGGTAAATTGTGGGAGAACCGTCAGTTCTGTGATGTGGAATTTATTCTGGGAGAG CGGGAAGAACGAGTTCTGGGACACATCGCCATCGTGACCGCAAGATGCCAGTGgctgcgcaagaaaatcctgcAGGCTCAGGAAAGACAGCGACAG AGGACCAAACAGGACAGCAGTGAGGAGAGTGAGGAAGGCGCCACCGGTGGCGCGGCTCACCGACGGCCGGTGCTGGAGGTAGCCATCAGGGAAGCAGAAGCCCAGCCTTTTGAAGTCTTGATGCAGTTTCTCTACACGGACAAGATCCAATACCCACGCAGAG GTCATGTTCAGGATGTTCTCCTAATCATGGATGTTTACAAACTGGCCCTGAGTTTTAAGCTCTCCCGCTTGGAGCAGCTGTGTGTTCAGTACATCGAGGCTTCTGTCGACCTGCAGAACGTTCtcagtgtgtgtgaaaatgcCGACAAGCTCCAACTCGACCAGctgaag GAGCATTGCCTGAATTTTGTGGTGAAGGAATCCCACTTCAACCAGGTGATCATGACGAGGGAGTTCGAACATCTGTCCACGCCGCTGATCGTGGAGATAGTCCGCCGAAAGCAGCAGCCGCCTCCCAGGTTGTACTCGGACCAGCCTGTGGACATCGGCACCTCCCTGGTGCAGGACATGAAGGCTTACCTGGAGGGAGGAGGCCAAGAGTTCTGTGACATCATTCTGCTGTTGGACGGACACCCAAGACCCGCTCATAAAGCCATACTGGCGGCTCGCTCCGG TTATTTTGAGGCCATGTTCCGCTCCTTCATGCCAGAGGACGGCCAGGTAAATATCTCCATCGGAGAGATGGTTCCCAGTAAGCAGGCGTTCGAGTCCATGCTGCGCTACATCTACTATGGAGATGTCAACATGCCTCCGGAGGATTCTCT TTATCTGTTTGCGGCACCGTATTATTATGGCTTTTCAAATAACAGGCTGCAGGCTTACTGCAAGCAGAACCTGGAGATGAATGTCACCGTGGAGAATGTCTTGCAG ATTCTGGAGGCGGCCGATAAGACGGAAGCTCTGGACATGAAGAAGCACTGCCTCCACATCATTGTCCACCAGTTCATCAAG GTATCCAAGCTCCCCAACCTGCGATCCCTCAGCCAGTTGCTGCTGTTGGACATCATTGAGTCTCTGGCGACACACATATCAGACAAGCAGTGTGCCGAGATGGGCTCCGACATTTAG
- the lztr1 gene encoding leucine-zipper-like transcriptional regulator 1 isoform X1: MSCKSTKVAPSVDFDHSCSDSVEYLTLNFGPFETVHRWRRLPPCDEFVGARRSKHTVVAYRDAIYVFGGDNGKNMLNDLLRFDVKDCSWCRAFTTGTPPAPRYHHSAVVYGSSMFVFGGYTGDIYSNSNLKNKNDLFEYKFATGQWTEWKVEGSLPVARSAHGATVYSDKLWIFAGYDGNARLNDMWTVSLQDREHACWEEIEQSGEIPPSCCNFPVAVCRNKMFVFSGQSGAKITNNLFQFEFNGHMWTRIPTEHLLRGSPPPPQRRYGHTMVAFDRHLYVFGGAADNTLPNELHCYDVDSQSWEVIHPSLDSEMPSGRLFHAAAVIQDAMYIFGGTVDNNVRSGEMYRFQFSCYPKCTLHEDYGKLWENRQFCDVEFILGEREERVLGHIAIVTARCQWLRKKILQAQERQRQRTKQDSSEESEEGATGGAAHRRPVLEVAIREAEAQPFEVLMQFLYTDKIQYPRRGHVQDVLLIMDVYKLALSFKLSRLEQLCVQYIEASVDLQNVLSVCENADKLQLDQLKEHCLNFVVKESHFNQVIMTREFEHLSTPLIVEIVRRKQQPPPRLYSDQPVDIGTSLVQDMKAYLEGGGQEFCDIILLLDGHPRPAHKAILAARSGYFEAMFRSFMPEDGQVNISIGEMVPSKQAFESMLRYIYYGDVNMPPEDSLYLFAAPYYYGFSNNRLQAYCKQNLEMNVTVENVLQILEAADKTEALDMKKHCLHIIVHQFIKVSKLPNLRSLSQLLLLDIIESLATHISDKQCAEMGSDI, translated from the exons ATGTCGTGTAAATCAACCAAAGTGGCCCCCAGTGTTGACTTTGACCACAGTTGTTCCGACAGCGTGGAATATCTGACACTTAATTTTGGTCCTTTCGAGACTGTTCACCGTTGGAGAAGACTGCCTCCATGTGATGAGTTTGTTGGAGCAAG GCGCAGCAAACACACTGTTGTGGCATATAGGGATGCTATCTACGTGTTTGGGGGAGACAACGG CAAGAACATGTTGAATGACTTGCTCCGCTTCGACGTGAAGGACTGCTCCTGGTGTCG GGCCTTCACCACGGGAACACCACCTGCTCCCCGCTATCACCATTCAGCTGTTGTCTACGGCAgcagcatgtttgtttttg GGGGCTATACAGGAGACATATACTCCAACTCaaaccttaaaaataaaaatgatctttTTGAGTACAAGTTTGCAACAGGACAGTGGACGGAATGGAAAGTGGAGGGGAG CTTGCCAGTGGCTCGCTCTGCTCACGGAGCGACAGTTTACAGTGATAAGTTGTGGATATTTGCGGGTTATGATGGGAATGCCAG GTTGAATGATATGTGGACCGTCAGTCTGCAGGACAgagaacatgcatgttgggAAGAG ATCGAACAGAGCGGTGAGATTCCTCCATCTTGCTGCAACTTCCCCGTAGCTGTATGCAGGAACAAGATGTTTGTGTTTTCGGGTCAGAGTGGAGCCAAGATTACCAACAACCTCTTCCAGTTTGAGTTCAATGGCCACAT GTGGACACGCATCCCCACTGAACATTTACTACGAGGCTCTCCGCCACCTCCGCAGCGGCGTTACGGCCACACGATGGTCGCCTTCGATCGCCACCTGTATGTGTTTGGCGGTGCTGCCGATAACACTCTGCCCAACGAGCTGCACTGCTACGATGTCGACTCTCAGAGCTGGGAGGTGATCCACCCCAGCCTGGACAGTGAG ATGCCCAGCGGGAGGCTCTTCCATGCAGCGGCCGTAATTCAAGACGCGATGTACATTTTTGGAGGGACTGTGGACAACAATGTTCGCAGCGGGGAGATGTACAGGTTTCAG TTTTCCTGCTACCCAAAGTGTACTCTCCACGAAGACTACGGTAAATTGTGGGAGAACCGTCAGTTCTGTGATGTGGAATTTATTCTGGGAGAG CGGGAAGAACGAGTTCTGGGACACATCGCCATCGTGACCGCAAGATGCCAGTGgctgcgcaagaaaatcctgcAGGCTCAGGAAAGACAGCGACAG AGGACCAAACAGGACAGCAGTGAGGAGAGTGAGGAAGGCGCCACCGGTGGCGCGGCTCACCGACGGCCGGTGCTGGAGGTAGCCATCAGGGAAGCAGAAGCCCAGCCTTTTGAAGTCTTGATGCAGTTTCTCTACACGGACAAGATCCAATACCCACGCAGAG GTCATGTTCAGGATGTTCTCCTAATCATGGATGTTTACAAACTGGCCCTGAGTTTTAAGCTCTCCCGCTTGGAGCAGCTGTGTGTTCAGTACATCGAGGCTTCTGTCGACCTGCAGAACGTTCtcagtgtgtgtgaaaatgcCGACAAGCTCCAACTCGACCAGctgaag GAGCATTGCCTGAATTTTGTGGTGAAGGAATCCCACTTCAACCAGGTGATCATGACGAGGGAGTTCGAACATCTGTCCACGCCGCTGATCGTGGAGATAGTCCGCCGAAAGCAGCAGCCGCCTCCCAGGTTGTACTCGGACCAGCCTGTGGACATCGGCACCTCCCTGGTGCAGGACATGAAGGCTTACCTGGAGGGAGGAGGCCAAGAGTTCTGTGACATCATTCTGCTGTTGGACGGACACCCAAGACCCGCTCATAAAGCCATACTGGCGGCTCGCTCCGG TTATTTTGAGGCCATGTTCCGCTCCTTCATGCCAGAGGACGGCCAGGTAAATATCTCCATCGGAGAGATGGTTCCCAGTAAGCAGGCGTTCGAGTCCATGCTGCGCTACATCTACTATGGAGATGTCAACATGCCTCCGGAGGATTCTCT TTATCTGTTTGCGGCACCGTATTATTATGGCTTTTCAAATAACAGGCTGCAGGCTTACTGCAAGCAGAACCTGGAGATGAATGTCACCGTGGAGAATGTCTTGCAG ATTCTGGAGGCGGCCGATAAGACGGAAGCTCTGGACATGAAGAAGCACTGCCTCCACATCATTGTCCACCAGTTCATCAAG GTATCCAAGCTCCCCAACCTGCGATCCCTCAGCCAGTTGCTGCTGTTGGACATCATTGAGTCTCTGGCGACACACATATCAGACAAGCAGTGTGCCGAGATGGGCTCCGACATTTAG
- the gal3st1a gene encoding LOW QUALITY PROTEIN: galactosylceramide sulfotransferase (The sequence of the model RefSeq protein was modified relative to this genomic sequence to represent the inferred CDS: inserted 1 base in 1 codon) has protein sequence MAGKHGRHWRSMCKRLLVAVLLSGSIILLYCLSMPQVSLSVPEIPVPYSCAHRPSRPSSDGSRESTGGVCAPKVDIMFMKTHKAASSTFLNILFRFGEKHQLKFAFPDSRNDFFYPAFFQRSHVKDYKPGMCFNIMCNHMRFNAAEVAKLLPLDTAYITIVRDPAELFESSFHYYGRLVPFTWKIPGEDKLAEFLRDPHYYFDPEGFNTFYLRNLLFFDFGQDNTMELDDPRVDQGIKSITERFQLFLLAEHFEESLILLKDALCWEMDDLLFFKLNVRKGSTVSKLTPNLRARALEWNALDWKLYQHLNQTFWRKVXAYGLRRMAEDVAELKRRNAEMAAACIEGGRAVDAGSIQESVMQPWQPIGEKSIMGYNLKKNIDKAHIKLCRKMSMPEIQYLSEFGVNLWVTKLWGHIRDVINW, from the exons ATGGCAGGAAAGCACGGGAGGCACTGGAGGTCCATGTGCAAACGTCTGCTTGTGGCTGTCCTGCTGAGCGGCAGCATTATCCTCCTTTACTGCCTGTCCATGCCCCAAGTGTCCCTGAGTGTGCCTGA AATTCCCGTGCCTTACTCCTGCGCCCACCGCCCTTCCCGGCCGAGCAGCGACGGCTCACGTGAAAGCACGGGGGGGGTGTGCGCCCCAAAAGTGGACATCATGTTCATGAAGACCCACAAGGCGGCAAGCAGCACCTTCCTCAACATCCTTTTCCGCTTCGGAGAGAAACATCAACTCAAGTTTGCGTTCCCTGACAGCAGGAACGACTTCTTCTATCCCGCCTTTTTCCAGCGCTCCCACGTTAAAGACTACAAACCTGGGATGTGCTTCAATATCATGTGTAATCACATGCGTTTCAATGCAGCCGAAGTGGCCAAGCTGCTCCCCCTCGATACCGCTTACATCACCATTGTCAGAGACCCCGCAGAGCTTTTTGAGTCCTCCTTCCACTACTATGGCCGGCTGGTGCCTTTCACCTGGAAGATACCAGGAGAGGACAAGCTGGCTGAGTTCCTTCGGGACCCCCACTACTACTTTGACCCAGAGGGCTTTAACACGTTCTACCTCCGCAACCTGCTGTTCTTTGACTTTGGACAGGACAACACAATGGAGCTGGACGATCCGCGGGTTGACCAAGGAATCAAATCCATCACGGAGCGTTTTCAGCTGTTCCTTTTGGCCGAACATTTTGAAGAATCGCTCATCCTGCTCAAGGACGCTCTCTGCTGGGAGATGGACGACCTCCTCTTCTTCAAGCTCAACGTCCGCAAGGGGTCGACCGTATCTAAACTGACACCCAACCTGAGGGCCAGGGCCCTCGAGTGGAACGCTCTTGATTGGAAACTGTACCAGCACTTAAACCAAACCTTCTGGAGGAAAG ATGCGTACGGACTGCGCCGCATGGCGGAGGACGTGGCGGAGCTCAAAAGGAGGAACGCGGAGATGGCGGCCGCCTGCATCGAGGGGGGTCGCGCCGTGGATGCCGGCAGCATCCAGGAGAGCGTCATGCAGCCTTGGCAGCCCATCGGGGAGAAATCTATCATGGGATACAATCTGAAGAAGAACATTGACAAGGCTCACATTAAGTTGTGTCGTAAGATGTCGATGCCGGAGATTCAGTACTTGAGCGAGTTCGGGGTCAACTTGTGGGTCACCAAGTTGTGGGGCCACATTAGAGACGTCATTAACTGGTGA
- the pes gene encoding pescadillo, protein MGGLQKKKFESGSATNYITRNKARKKLQLSLPDFRRLCILKGIYPHEPKHKKKVNKGSTAPRTFYLLKDIRFLLHEPIVGKFRAYKIFVRKLKKAYGKTEYTAVERLKENKPTYKLDHIVKERYPTFIDALRDVEDALCMCFLFSTFARTGKCHVQTIQLCRRLTVEWMNFVIASRALRKVFISIKGIYYQAEVMGQLITWLVPYQFSHDHPTDVDYRVMATFTEFYTTLFGFINFRLYHSLNLVYPPKFDSKADQELKDKNEEDYALDAESYLEKLAALSASLARVVSAAEEEETQVDHFPVEEEDMGKMEESEKEQKKLEAHKKMFEGLKVFLNREVPRESLAFVIRCFGGEVSWDRSVCIGSTYDETDETITHQIVDRPNVATQYINRYYIQPQWVYDCVNAKLILPVADYFMGVTLPPHLSPFVEEKEGDYVPPEKLKIMALQRGEKPAQQKEEESEEDEEDEEEDEAEEESDEVEENNLKKMEDRRSQAKVKVTPGKLKVVNLADREEREKAEEKRLAIMMMKKKEKYLYDKIMFGKKRKVREANKLAAKRKAHDDIEKAKKKKARK, encoded by the exons ATGGGAGGCCTACAAAAGAAGAAG TTTGAGAGCGGCTCTGCCACAAACTATATCACCAGAAACAAAGCCCGTAAGAAATTGCAACTGAGCCTCCCAGATTTCAG ACGATTATGCATTCTGAAAGGCATTTACCCCCACGAGCCCAAGCACAAGAAGAAAGTCAACAAGGGCTCCACAGCCCCACGAACCTTTTACCTGCTCAAAGACATCCGCTTTCTTCTGCATGAGCCAATCGTTGGCAAATTCAGAGCATACAAG ATATTTGTTCGCAAACTTAAGAAAGCTTATGGAAAAACAGAATATACTGCAGTGGAAAGGCTCAAGGAGAACAAGCCAACATATAAATTGGACCACATTGTCAAGGAAAG GTATCCCACGTTCATTGATGCTCTCCGGGATGTTGAAGATGCACTTTGTATGTGCTTCCTCTTCTCCACGTTTGCTCGAACGGGAAAATGCCACGTGCAAACCATACAGCTGTGTCGACGTCTCACTGTGGAGTGGATGAACTTCGTGATAGCCTCTCGTGCCCTCAGAAAG GTTTTCATCTCTATCAAGGGAATATATTACCAGGCTGAAGTGATGGGGCAGCTAATTACATGGCTGGTGCCGTATCAGTTTTCCCATGAT CACCCTACAGATGTTGACTACAGAGTGATGGCAACTTTCACAGAGTTCTACACAACTCTCTTCGGCTTTATTAACTTCCGACTCTACCATTCCCTTAATCTGGTTTACCCACCAAAG tttgacagtaaagCAGACCAGGAACTCAAGGACAAAAATGAGGAGGACTATGCCTTGGATGCAGAAAGCTACTTGGAG AAACTCGCTGCCTTGAGTGCGAGTCTGGCCCGGGTGGTTTCTGCTGCAGAGGAAGAAGAAACTCAAGTCGACCATTTTCCTGTtgaggag GAAGACATGGGAAAGATGGAAGAAAGCGAAAAGGAACAGAAGAAACTGGAAGCCCATAAAAAGATGTTTGAGGGCTTAAAGGTTTTCCTCAACAGAGAAGTACCCAGAGAGTCTCTGGCTTTTGTCATCAG GTGTTTTGGTGGCGAGGTGTCCTGGGACAGGTCCGTCTGCATTGGGAGCACATACGATGAGACTGACGAAACTATCACACATCAGATTGTTGACAGACCCAACGTTGCCACACAGTATATCAACAG GTACTACATCCAACCCCAGTGGGTGTACGACTGTGTCAATGCCAAACTAATCCTTCCTGTGGCGGACTACTTCATGGGGGTCACTCTTCCGCCCCACCTGTCTCCGTTTGtggaggagaaggagggagACTATGTTCCTCCAGAAAAACTGAAGATAATGGCATTGCAAAGAGGAGAGAAGCCTG CCCAGCAAAAAGAGGAGGAGAGtgaagaggatgaggaggatgaagaagaggatGAAGCCGAGGAGGAAAGCGACGAAGTAGAAGAGAATAATCTCAAGAAGATGGAGGACCGACGATCCCAGGCCAAG GTCAAAGTGACTCCTGGCAAATTGAAAGTGGTTAATCTAGCAGACCGGGAGGAGCGGGAGAAAGCCGAGGAGAAGCGTCTGGCCATcatgatgatgaagaaaaaggagaagTACCTCTACGACAAGATCATGTTCGGAAAGAAGAGAAAAGTCCGAGAG GCTAACAAGCTCGCTGCGAAGAGGAAAGCACATGACGACATTGAAaaggcaaagaagaaaaaggccCGAAAATGA
- the p2rx2 gene encoding P2X purinoceptor 2: MGLTACLGDYFLGFWDYETPKIMVVKNITLGVIYRGVQFIVITYFIWYVFISQKAYQESETRPESSLYTRMRGSAIRGDQILDTVEYVRPSEGGDVISTILRREVTYDQKQGTCAEYFGVANANCTRDSDCVQGEVDFNGHGRRTGRCIRYYNHTFKTCEIQTWCPIEEYAVQREPSLVVAINFTVFIRNFIHFPKFGVVRGNIKDASNRRNTHKYLNKCQYDEEKEPYCPNFRLGYIAHRARENFSELCRTGGVIGVFINWNCDLDLDPSRCKPKYSFRRLDLRKDQANSGYHCRFAKYYQKDGIESRTLIKAYGIRLDVIVHGQAGKFSPIPTIISTVTALTSVGICTIICDWIMLTFIDKDEVYSESKFDEVRDEPTASIPPQLLYITNFSSYQSDLSDGVPL, from the exons ATGGGACTCACTGCGTGTTTAGGAGACTATTTTCTTGGTTTCTGGGACTATGAAACCCCCAAAATCATGGTGGTTAAAAATATAACTCTTGGAGTCATATACAGAGGAGTTCAGTTTATTGTCATCACCTACTTCATCTG GTACGTCTTCATAAGTCAGAAAGCGTACCAAGAAAGTGAAACGCGTCCCGAGAGCTCGCTTTACACTCGCATGAGAGGCTCAGCAATTCGTGGAGATCAAATCTTGGACACTGTGGAATACGTTCGACCCTCAGAG GGCGGGGATGTCATTAGTACGATATTGAGACGAGAAGTCACATATGACCAGAAGCAAGGAACCTGTGCTGAG TATTTTGGTGTTGCAAATGCCAACTGCACGAGAGACTCAGACTGTGTCCAAGGAGAGGTTGACTTCAACGGCCATG GCAGGAGGACCGGCAGATGTATTCGATACTACAACCACACCTTCAAAACCTGTGAGATCCAAACCTGGTGCCCTATTGAGGAGTATGCAGTCCAGAG AGAGCCCTCTTTGGTGGTGGCCATCAATTTCACAGTATTCATCAGAAACTTCATTCATTTCCCAAAGTTTGGAGTGGTGCG GGGTAATATAAAGGACGCTTCAAACAGGCGCAACACGCACAAATACCTGAACAAATGTCAATACGATGAGGAGAAGGAGCCCTACTGTCCGAACTTCCGACTAGGTTACATTGCACATCGAGCCCGGGAGAACTTCAGCGAGCTCTGCAGGACG GGAGGAGTGATTGGTGTTTTTATTAACTGGAACTGTGACCTGGACCTGGACCCTTCACGCTGTAAGCCCAAATATTCCTTTCGGCGTCTTGACCTCAGAAAGGATCAAGCCAACTCCGGTTACCATTGCAG ATTTGCCAAGTACTACCAAAAGGATGGGATAGAGTCCCGGACACTTATCAAGGCCTACGGCATTCGTTTGGATGTGATCGTTCACGGACAA GCAGGTAAATTTAGCCCAATCCCAACAATCATCAGCACAGTGACCGCACTGACTTCAGTCGGAATT TGTACCATTATCTGCGACTGGATTATGCTGACATTTATTGACAAGGATGAAGTCTACAGCGAAAGCAAGTTTGATGAA GTTAGAGATGAACCCACGGCATCCATTCCTCCACAACTACTTTACATCACTAACTTCAGCTCATACCAGTCGGACTTGTCGGATGGTGTGCCGCTGTGA